One Desulfobulbaceae bacterium genomic window carries:
- a CDS encoding TIGR00159 family protein, with translation MGQIFDLLRWQDLVDITIVSFIIYRVILLIRGTRAVQMLAGIAVLIGVYFGARELQFMTLYWLLGTFLSSIFLIIIIIFQRYIRRALTQMGQASPFTKSMEETIQTLDEIIIAAKTLSFKKLGGLIILERETGLKDYIEFGQSIDAKLSAELLISIFQTSSPLHDGGVLVSAGRIMSARCVLPLTKNPYISKELGTRHRAAIGISEETDAVVVVISEETSQISLAQHGAITSNLDEKTLRKRLQAILSAKESHTMVWKNWLNR, from the coding sequence ATGGGCCAAATTTTTGACTTACTGCGCTGGCAGGATCTAGTCGACATCACTATCGTTTCTTTTATTATTTACAGGGTCATTCTGCTGATTCGTGGTACACGAGCCGTGCAGATGCTTGCCGGTATTGCTGTGCTCATCGGGGTATATTTCGGCGCCCGGGAGCTGCAGTTCATGACCCTGTACTGGCTGCTTGGCACTTTTTTAAGCTCAATTTTCCTGATCATTATCATTATTTTTCAGCGTTATATCCGCAGGGCGCTGACCCAGATGGGGCAAGCCTCCCCATTCACAAAGTCAATGGAAGAAACTATTCAGACTCTCGATGAAATAATCATAGCCGCAAAGACCCTATCCTTTAAAAAACTGGGCGGTCTGATTATTCTTGAGCGAGAAACCGGCCTGAAAGATTATATCGAATTCGGGCAGTCTATCGATGCAAAGCTCAGCGCTGAGTTACTGATCAGCATCTTCCAGACCTCGTCTCCACTCCATGATGGTGGCGTGCTGGTCAGTGCAGGCCGCATCATGTCCGCACGTTGCGTTCTACCCCTTACCAAGAATCCCTATATCTCAAAAGAGCTCGGCACACGTCACCGTGCTGCCATAGGAATATCAGAAGAGACCGACGCCGTTGTTGTGGTAATATCTGAAGAGACAAGCCAGATATCCCTGGCGCAGCACGGTGCCATTACTTCGAATCTTGACGAGAAAACTCTACGTAAACGGTTACAGGCAATACTCTCGGCAAAAGAATCCCACACAATGGTCTGGAAAAATTGGTTAAACAGATAA